The Pseudonocardia broussonetiae DNA segment ACGTCGTCGACGTTGGCGGTGGCGTCGTCGGGGAGCAGGAGGCGGATGCTGCCGGCCCCCACGTCGACCTCGATCTCGACGACGGGGTGGTGGATCGTCGTGTCGCAGAAGTCCAGCACGATCGTGCCCATGCTCGACTGCAGCCGCAGGCGGGCCGGCACGTCCCAGTCGCCGGTGCGCTTGATCGTCGACATCCCGGCGCGCAGCACCACGGGCGGCCCGGACGGCGTCGACGGCACGACGGCGGCCGGCGCCGCGGCCACCACGGCGGCACCCCCGGGCAGGTCGGCCAGCGGCGGCAGCAGCTCGGCCTCGTAGCGGGCGCCGTAGACCACCGACAGGCGCTCCTCGAGCTCGGACACCGTGATGCGGCCCTCGGCCAGCGCCTGGTGGAGGCGCGAGGCGGCCCGCTCGCGGTCGGCGTCGGAGATCCGGATGCCGGGCGGGTCGGGAGGCTGGACGGTCACGTGACCGAGGATAGTGCGGCCCGCGTAACCTGTCCGCGATGCCGAACACGAGCCTTCGCGGGTGGGGCCGCACCGCGCCCACCCGCGCGAACGTCGTCCCCGTGCGCTCCGCGGCCGACCTCACCGGGGCGCTCGCCGCCGCCGGTCCCCGCGGGGTCATCGCGCGCGGCCTGGGCCGCTCCTACGGTGACCCGGCGCAGAACGCGGGCGGCACGGTGCTGGACATGACCGGCCTGGACCGCATCCACTCCGTCGACGCGGAATCCGGGCGCGTCGTCGTCGACGCCGGGGTCAGCCTCGACACGCTGATGCGCGCCGCGCTGCCGTTCGGGCTGTGGCTGCCGGTGCTCCCGGGCACCCGCCAGGTCACCGTCGGCGGCGCGATCGGCGCCGACATCCACGGCAAGGCCCACCACGTCGTCGGCAGCTTCGGGAACCACGTCGAGTCGCTCGACCTCGTCACCGCCGACGGCCGCGCGCACACCCTCACCCCCGACGACGAGCTGTTCTGGGCCACCGTCGGCGGCATGGGGCTGACCGGCGTCGTCGTGAAGGCCGTGCTGGTGCTGCACCACGTCGAGACCGCGTACTTCCGGGTCGACACCGAGCAGATCGACAACCTCGACGACCTCATGGCCCGCCAGTCCGTCGGCGACGAGGAGTACGCCGAGACGGTGTCCTGGTTCGACGCCGTGACCACCGGCCCGCACATGGGTCGCGGCCTGCTGATGCGCGCCAACCACGCCACGCTCGACGACCTGCCGCCGAAGCTGCGCCGCCACCCGCTGCGCTTCGACGCCCCGCAACTGCTCACCGTGCCCGACGTCTTCCCGCCCGGGCTGCTCAACCGCGCCACGGGCAGGCTGTTCAGCGAGGTCTGGTACCGCAAGTCGCCCACCAAGCTCGGCGCGATCCAGAACATCACGCAGTTCCTGCACCCGCTCGACATCATCGGCGAGTGGAACCGCGGCTACGGCCCGCGCGGCTTCCTGCAGTACCAGTTCGTCGTGCCGCTGGAGCGCGGCGACGTCGTGCGCAGCGTGCTGGAGGAGATGGTGCGGGCGAAGCAGGTGTCCGCGCTCAACGTCCTCAAGCGCTTCGGCGAGGGCAACCGCGCGCCGCTGTCGTTCCCGAAGCCGGGGTGGACGCTGTGCGTCGACATCCCCGTCGGCGGCGGCCTGGGCCCGCTCTGCGACGCCCTCGACGAGCTCGTCCTCGACGCCGGTGGCCGCCACTACCTGGCCAAGGAGTCGCGCACCACGCCCGAGGCGATCCGGCGCGGCTACCCGCGGCTGGACGAGTGGCGCAAGGTCCGGGACGCTGCCGATCCCACGGGCGTGTTCACGTCCGACATGTCCCGACGACTGGAGCTGACCTCGTGATCGATCCTCTGAGCGGAGCGAAATGATCGACGCTGTCGGGAACCCGCAGTCCGTCCTGCTGATGGGCGGCACCTCGGAGATCGGGCTGGCCGTGGTCGAGGCGTTCGCCACCGACCGGCCGCTGCGGGTCGTCCTCGCCGCCCGCGCCTCCGAGCGCCTCGACGTCGCGAAGGTGCGGCTGGAGAAGCTCGGCTGCGCGGTGGAGACGGTCGAGTTCGACGCCCGCGCGGTCGAGACCCACTCCGACGTCGTGCGCTCCGCGTTCGCCCACGGCGACATCGACGTCGCGCTCGTCGCGTTCGGGCTGCTCGGCGACAACGAGCAGGCCTGGACCGACGTCGACGCCGCCGTCGAGCTCGCGCAGGTCAACTACACGGCCGCGGTGGCCGTCGGCGTCGCGCTCGGGAAGAAGCTCTCCGAGCAGGGCTTCGGCTCGCTCGTCGCGTTCTCGTCGGTGGCCGGGGAGCGCGCGCGGCGCTCCAACTTCGTCTACGGCTCCACCAAGGCCGGCATGGACGCGTTCTACTCGGGGCTGACCGAGGCGCTGCGGCCCGAGGGCGTCCACGTCACCGTGGTGCGTCCCGGCTTCGTGCACACGCGGATGACCGAGGGCCTCAAGCCCGCGCCGCTGTCGACCACGCCCGAGGCCGTCGCGGCGATCGTCGTCGACGCGGTGCGCAACCGGCGGGAGCTCGTGTGGGCCCCCGGGCCCCTGCGGTTCGTGATGAGCGCGCTGCGCCACGTCCCGCGTCCGCTGTTCCGCCGCCTGCCGGTCTGACGCCCGCCCCCCTCCCTCCCTCCCTCCCTCCACATTGCAGGAAAGCCACGTTCACGCAACGGCGTTGCGTGAACGTGGCTTTCCTGCAACTCGGGACGTGCCCTACTCGCTCCCCGCGTGCAGGATCGTGGCGCGCACCTGGCCGGTGCGCTCGAACGCGCCCCAGGTGTCGGCGCGGTGGGTCGGCCTGCGGCGCTGGGCGGAGACCAGCGCGGCGGCCAGCGTGGGCTGGCGGGTGGGGCCGGCGGCGTGGCGCGGGGCGGGCGGGACGTAGCCGGGGTCGGTGTGGGCGTCGCGGTGGCCGCGGGAGTCGCCGTGGCTGCGGGCGTCCGGGATCCCGGCCGACTCGCGGGCCGCGCGGAACGCCTCGACCGTCGACGGGACGGTCCGGCGCGGGGCACCGATCCGCCGCAGCCGCCGGCGGGCGGGCTCCTCGACCCAGCGGAACGCGGCGGCCGCCACCGGGTAGGTCGCGACGATCACCGCGAGCGCCACCAGGTGCCCGAGGATCCCGCCGCGCAGCGCCGGCACGTAGGCCTGGGCCAGCCACAGGATCTCGAACATCGGGATGTGCACGAGGTAGAGGCTGTAGGAGACCTTGCCGCCCTGGACGAGCGTCGGCCGGCTCAGGACCATCGCGGGGCCGCGGTCGGCCAGCGCCAGCGCGCCCACCAGCACCGGGAACCCGACGATGACGACGCCGCCGAAGCCCGGCGCCACGAACTGCCCGCAGTAGAGGCCGACGGCCATCAGCAGCGGCAGCAGCCAGGCCGTCGTCGACGCGACCCGCCGGACCGGCTCGGTCCGCGGCAGCCGCCGCACCACGAGGTGCACCAGCACGCCGGCGCCGAAGCCGCAGAGGATGCGGACGGCCCAGCTCCACTCGTAGTACGGGTCGCCCGCTGTGGCGTAGGCCGAGGCGATCGGCAGCATCAGGGCCACCGCCCCGGCGCCCAGGACGAGCAGCGGCAGGTTGCGCAGCCGGAAGAACACCAGCGCGGCCACCGGGAACAGCAGGTAGGCGAGCCACTCGGCGCTGATCGACCAGGTCGGGCCGACCCAGGACGCGCCGTCGAGGAACTTGTTGTTCCACATCTGCACCATCAGCAGCTGCTGCACCCACTGCCCGACGCTGACGATCGGCTGCACGCCCTGGAAGGCGATGACGCCGTCCGAGCCGAGCACGAGCCGGGCCAGCAGCCAGAGGCCGAACAGGTGGAAGACCAGCGCGTACACCGGCCACATCCGGCAGAAGCGGGCCCACACGAACCGCGCGGTGGTGCCGACGTGCAGTGCCGGCCCCATCGACGCGAGGTACGTGTGGGCGATGACGAACCCGCTCAGGACGAAGAACAGGTCGACGCCCAGGGCCCCCGAGGTGATGAGCGGCCCCAGCACGCCGACCACCTCCGTCACGCCGCTCATGGCGGTGAAGTGGAAGTGGAACGCCACGACCCACACGGCCGCGACGATGCGGAGGCCCGTCAGCCCCCGGATCTCACCGGAGGAGGCGGCTTGAGTGCCGGATGGGGTGGTCCGCGGGGCTGCGATCGTCACGGTGGCAGTAACTGGGGCATTCGGACCAGCGTTGCGGGTGACACCCGGACCGTACCTGGATGGCGCTCTTGGTCACTGTCCGCTCACAACGGGTTGCGGCGACCGGGTGACCGTCCTCCGGTCGGGACGGACCCGGCGCCGCCGCCGCTGGTCACGGTGGGCTACCACCGATCGAGGTGCAGCACCCGGTCGAGCGGCTCCCGCGGCGCGGGGCGGAACGTCTCGCCCGTGAAGTAGGCCGTCGGGAGCAGCACGCCCTGGCGCACGTGCGCGGGGATCCCGAGCAGCGCGGCGACCTCCTTCTCGTAGCGCAGGTGCAGCGTCGTCCAGGCGCTGCCGAGGCCGCGGGCCCGCGCGGCGATCTGGAAGCTCCACGCCGCGGGCAGCAGCGACCCCCACAGCCCGGCCTGGTTGCCCTGCGGCAGCTCCTCGCCCGCCGCGATGCAGGCGATGACGTGGACGGGGACGCGGCCCATCACCTCCGCGAGGTACTCGGCCGAGGAAGTGACCCGCTCCTGCACGGCCTGCCGCTCCTCCGTGTGCCCGGTGCCCGCGCGCGAGGCGTAGACGGGCGAGTTGCGGTAGGCGTCGAACGCCTTCGCGTAGTGCTCCCCGATGCCCGCCCGCAGCTCCGGGTCGGTGACGACCATCCAGTGCCACCCCTGCGCGTTGCTCCCGGTGGGGGCCTGCAGCGCGACCTCCAGGCTCTCCCGGACCAGGTCCAGCGGCACGGGGCGGTCGAGGTCGAGGCGCTTGCGGACCGAGCGGGTGGTGGTGAGGAGCTCGTCGGGAGCGAGGGGGAGGGTCATGCCCCGATGATGCCCCGTCAGTCGGCCGGGAGGCACTCCGCCGCGACGCGGGGGTCGCGGTCGTAGCGGTAGGCCGTGCGCTCCACCGCGCCGGTGAGGTTGCGCACGAACCGGTCGAGCGTCAGGGGGTCCCGGTAGGACGCGAGCAGCTCCTGCGTGGCCGGGCAGGCGAGCGCGGCGCGGGCGGCCTCGATGCCGGCCGGGTCGACGAACCCGGTCTCCGTCGTGCCGGAGTCGGCGACGAACCACTCCGGCGGGAGGTCCTTGTCGTGCCCGATCCGGCCGTCGGGCACCGACGTGGCGTGCGTGGCCAGCGGGTGGGTCAGGCCGACCCCGTCGAGCACCCG contains these protein-coding regions:
- a CDS encoding decaprenylphospho-beta-D-erythro-pentofuranosid-2-ulose 2-reductase; amino-acid sequence: MIDAVGNPQSVLLMGGTSEIGLAVVEAFATDRPLRVVLAARASERLDVAKVRLEKLGCAVETVEFDARAVETHSDVVRSAFAHGDIDVALVAFGLLGDNEQAWTDVDAAVELAQVNYTAAVAVGVALGKKLSEQGFGSLVAFSSVAGERARRSNFVYGSTKAGMDAFYSGLTEALRPEGVHVTVVRPGFVHTRMTEGLKPAPLSTTPEAVAAIVVDAVRNRRELVWAPGPLRFVMSALRHVPRPLFRRLPV
- a CDS encoding acyltransferase family protein — translated: MTIAAPRTTPSGTQAASSGEIRGLTGLRIVAAVWVVAFHFHFTAMSGVTEVVGVLGPLITSGALGVDLFFVLSGFVIAHTYLASMGPALHVGTTARFVWARFCRMWPVYALVFHLFGLWLLARLVLGSDGVIAFQGVQPIVSVGQWVQQLLMVQMWNNKFLDGASWVGPTWSISAEWLAYLLFPVAALVFFRLRNLPLLVLGAGAVALMLPIASAYATAGDPYYEWSWAVRILCGFGAGVLVHLVVRRLPRTEPVRRVASTTAWLLPLLMAVGLYCGQFVAPGFGGVVIVGFPVLVGALALADRGPAMVLSRPTLVQGGKVSYSLYLVHIPMFEILWLAQAYVPALRGGILGHLVALAVIVATYPVAAAAFRWVEEPARRRLRRIGAPRRTVPSTVEAFRAARESAGIPDARSHGDSRGHRDAHTDPGYVPPAPRHAAGPTRQPTLAAALVSAQRRRPTHRADTWGAFERTGQVRATILHAGSE
- a CDS encoding FAD-binding oxidoreductase — translated: MPNTSLRGWGRTAPTRANVVPVRSAADLTGALAAAGPRGVIARGLGRSYGDPAQNAGGTVLDMTGLDRIHSVDAESGRVVVDAGVSLDTLMRAALPFGLWLPVLPGTRQVTVGGAIGADIHGKAHHVVGSFGNHVESLDLVTADGRAHTLTPDDELFWATVGGMGLTGVVVKAVLVLHHVETAYFRVDTEQIDNLDDLMARQSVGDEEYAETVSWFDAVTTGPHMGRGLLMRANHATLDDLPPKLRRHPLRFDAPQLLTVPDVFPPGLLNRATGRLFSEVWYRKSPTKLGAIQNITQFLHPLDIIGEWNRGYGPRGFLQYQFVVPLERGDVVRSVLEEMVRAKQVSALNVLKRFGEGNRAPLSFPKPGWTLCVDIPVGGGLGPLCDALDELVLDAGGRHYLAKESRTTPEAIRRGYPRLDEWRKVRDAADPTGVFTSDMSRRLELTS
- a CDS encoding nitroreductase family protein, which encodes MTLPLAPDELLTTTRSVRKRLDLDRPVPLDLVRESLEVALQAPTGSNAQGWHWMVVTDPELRAGIGEHYAKAFDAYRNSPVYASRAGTGHTEERQAVQERVTSSAEYLAEVMGRVPVHVIACIAAGEELPQGNQAGLWGSLLPAAWSFQIAARARGLGSAWTTLHLRYEKEVAALLGIPAHVRQGVLLPTAYFTGETFRPAPREPLDRVLHLDRW
- a CDS encoding DUF1707 SHOCT-like domain-containing protein; protein product: MTVQPPDPPGIRISDADRERAASRLHQALAEGRITVSELEERLSVVYGARYEAELLPPLADLPGGAAVVAAAPAAVVPSTPSGPPVVLRAGMSTIKRTGDWDVPARLRLQSSMGTIVLDFCDTTIHHPVVEIEVDVGAGSIRLLLPDDATANVDDVVSGMGTVKSRVPSRPRPGAVHFVVHGRTGMGSVTVRRRYQVGGLKF